A part of Paraburkholderia largidicola genomic DNA contains:
- a CDS encoding LysR family transcriptional regulator: protein MHPEFDVDLLRTFVAVVEAGSFTKAAVTVHRSQAAVSMQIKRLERMLGTTLFARDTRNLSLTRPGNTLLEYARRVIDLHEEAWSAIVRPEVTGRVVLGAPDDYVSSLLSPVLRRFSNLYPHVEIEIVCAQSTALAPMLADNKIDLAFVTRDRKLRGEFVRSEPMVWVGASEDTSVLNVSPLPVGLYEPGCVARSNTLAALDRARIRYRAAYSSASLSGLVATVDAGLSVIALARCSVPSRLAILGAEQGLPVIEPLDIVVARSAKSDRPTCDYFAAQMLQDLSVRGSPREARARA, encoded by the coding sequence ATGCACCCCGAGTTCGATGTCGATCTGTTGCGCACCTTCGTCGCCGTGGTCGAGGCGGGTAGCTTCACGAAAGCGGCCGTCACCGTGCATCGCTCGCAGGCGGCCGTCAGCATGCAGATCAAGCGGCTCGAACGAATGCTCGGCACGACGCTGTTTGCCCGCGATACGCGCAATCTTTCGCTGACGCGTCCCGGCAATACGTTGCTCGAATATGCGCGGCGCGTGATCGATCTGCACGAGGAGGCGTGGTCGGCCATCGTGCGGCCCGAGGTGACGGGGCGCGTCGTGCTCGGCGCGCCGGACGATTACGTGTCGTCGCTGTTGTCGCCCGTGTTGCGGCGCTTCTCGAACCTGTATCCGCATGTGGAGATCGAGATCGTCTGCGCGCAGAGCACCGCGCTCGCGCCGATGCTGGCGGACAACAAGATCGACCTCGCGTTCGTCACGCGCGACCGCAAATTGCGGGGCGAATTCGTGCGCAGCGAGCCGATGGTGTGGGTGGGCGCATCCGAAGATACGTCCGTGCTGAACGTGTCGCCGCTGCCCGTCGGCCTGTACGAGCCCGGCTGCGTCGCGCGCTCGAACACGCTCGCGGCGCTCGATCGCGCGCGCATCCGCTATCGCGCCGCGTACAGCAGCGCGAGCCTGAGCGGCCTCGTCGCGACCGTCGACGCGGGGCTGTCCGTGATTGCGCTCGCGCGTTGCAGCGTGCCGTCGCGGCTCGCGATTCTCGGCGCCGAGCAAGGTCTGCCTGTGATCGAGCCACTCGATATCGTCGTCGCGCGCAGCGCGAAATCGGATCGTCCGACCTGCGACTACTTCGCCGCGCAAATGTTGCAAGACCTGTCGGTGCGCGGCTCGCCGCGCGAAGCGCGAGCGAGGGCATGA
- a CDS encoding transporter substrate-binding domain-containing protein gives MLSKVLMGAVLGAVALAGAPAQAKEWKSVTIALEGGYAPWNLTLPGGKLGGFEPELVANLCERIKLQCNLVAQDWDGMILGLQAGKFDVLMDAISITPEREKIIAFSRPYAATPATFAVSDTKVIPKATPGAPVVKLTGDPKTDKPTVDALRKQLKGKTIGIQSGTVYTKFINEGFKDIATIRVYKTSPERDLDLANGRIDASFDDVTYYAANSDKKESAQISMAGPKIGGPIWGPGEGLAFRKQDADLKAKFDTAIADALKDGTVKKLSDKWFKTDVTP, from the coding sequence ATGTTGTCGAAGGTATTGATGGGCGCGGTCCTCGGCGCCGTGGCGCTGGCCGGCGCGCCCGCGCAGGCGAAGGAATGGAAGTCGGTGACGATCGCGCTGGAAGGCGGCTACGCGCCGTGGAACCTCACGTTGCCGGGCGGCAAGCTGGGCGGCTTCGAACCGGAACTGGTAGCGAACCTGTGCGAGCGCATCAAGCTGCAGTGCAACCTGGTTGCACAAGACTGGGACGGCATGATTCTTGGCCTGCAGGCAGGCAAGTTCGACGTCTTGATGGATGCTATCTCCATCACGCCGGAGCGTGAAAAGATCATCGCGTTCTCGCGCCCCTATGCCGCAACGCCCGCCACCTTCGCCGTCTCCGATACGAAGGTCATCCCGAAGGCAACGCCGGGCGCACCCGTCGTCAAGCTGACGGGCGACCCGAAAACCGACAAGCCGACCGTCGACGCGCTGCGCAAGCAGTTGAAGGGCAAGACCATCGGCATCCAGTCGGGCACGGTCTACACTAAATTCATCAACGAAGGCTTCAAGGACATCGCGACGATCCGCGTGTACAAGACCTCGCCGGAACGTGATCTCGATCTGGCCAACGGCCGCATCGACGCATCGTTCGACGACGTCACGTACTACGCCGCCAACTCGGACAAGAAAGAGTCCGCGCAGATCTCCATGGCGGGACCGAAGATCGGCGGCCCGATCTGGGGGCCGGGCGAAGGCCTCGCGTTCCGCAAGCAGGACGCCGACCTGAAGGCGAAGTTCGACACGGCCATCGCCGACGCGCTGAAGGACGGTACCGTGAAGAAGCTTTCGGACAAGTGGTTCAAGACCGACGTCACGCCTTGA
- a CDS encoding arylamine N-acetyltransferase family protein, whose protein sequence is MSSTLDLDRYFRRIGYTGPQAATLDVLRELQRLHPLSIPFENLDPLTGRRVDLDLPAVVDKLIARRRGGYCFEQNRLFAHVLMQLGFDVTPMIARVLWGREPDAITPRTHMLLRVTVDDQPWIADVGFGAVTLTSPLRLQTGIAQQTTHEPFRLADASQGAFDLEVQSGETWLKTYRFDLQRAEWIDYEVSNWYTSTHPTSFFTTSLVVCRVTPEGRLTLFNDRLTARSIDGEAIERRIESAHELEICLRDTFLIELGDIDVADIYRRVSTEGATS, encoded by the coding sequence ATGTCCAGCACTCTCGATCTCGACCGCTATTTCAGGCGTATCGGCTATACGGGGCCGCAGGCCGCGACGCTCGACGTGTTGCGCGAACTGCAACGCCTGCATCCGTTGTCGATCCCGTTCGAAAACCTCGATCCGCTGACGGGCCGCCGCGTCGATCTCGATCTGCCTGCCGTCGTCGACAAGCTGATCGCCCGGCGGCGCGGCGGCTATTGCTTCGAGCAGAACAGGCTGTTCGCGCACGTGCTGATGCAACTCGGCTTCGACGTGACGCCGATGATTGCGCGCGTGTTGTGGGGCCGCGAGCCGGACGCGATCACGCCGCGCACGCACATGCTGCTGCGCGTGACCGTCGACGATCAGCCGTGGATCGCCGACGTCGGATTTGGCGCCGTGACGCTGACGTCGCCGTTGCGTCTGCAAACGGGCATTGCGCAACAAACGACGCACGAACCGTTTCGTCTTGCCGATGCGTCGCAAGGTGCGTTCGATCTCGAGGTGCAATCGGGCGAAACGTGGCTCAAGACGTATCGCTTCGACCTGCAACGCGCGGAGTGGATCGATTACGAGGTATCGAACTGGTACACGTCGACGCACCCCACGTCGTTCTTCACGACGAGCCTCGTCGTATGCCGCGTGACGCCGGAAGGGCGGCTGACGTTGTTCAACGACCGTCTTACCGCGCGTTCGATAGACGGCGAAGCGATCGAGCGCCGCATCGAAAGCGCGCATGAGCTTGAAATATGCCTGCGCGACACGTTCCTGATCGAGCTTGGCGACATCGATGTCGCGGATATTTACCGTCGCGTATCGACGGAAGGTGCCACTTCATAG
- a CDS encoding ABC transporter permease, with amino-acid sequence MSFDFDFLLDTLRQLLAAVPTTLGLFFASLVLGGLLSLVIVTMRVSPHWLPNRFARAYILVFRGSPLLIQMFLVYYGLGQFGVIRESFMWPVLREPYVCAVLSLALCTAGYTAEIIRGGLMAVPVGQIEAGYSIGLSGFSLLRRIIGPIALRQCLPAYSTEAVLLVKSTALASLVTVWEVTGVAQQIIQQTYRTTEVFICAALIYLFLNFVVVRLLGLLERRLSRHLRAAPVNAAPRAIPPATEARRAAP; translated from the coding sequence ATGTCTTTCGATTTCGACTTTCTGCTCGACACGCTGCGCCAGTTGCTCGCGGCCGTGCCGACCACGCTGGGTCTATTCTTCGCGTCGCTGGTGCTGGGTGGTCTGCTGTCGCTCGTGATCGTTACGATGCGCGTGTCGCCGCACTGGCTGCCGAACCGCTTTGCGCGTGCATACATTCTCGTGTTTCGCGGCTCGCCGCTGCTGATCCAGATGTTTCTCGTCTACTACGGCCTGGGCCAGTTCGGCGTGATCCGCGAGAGCTTCATGTGGCCCGTGTTGCGCGAGCCTTATGTCTGCGCGGTACTCTCGCTTGCACTGTGCACGGCAGGCTATACGGCGGAAATCATTCGCGGCGGTCTGATGGCCGTGCCTGTTGGACAGATCGAAGCGGGTTATTCGATCGGTCTGTCCGGCTTCTCGCTTCTGCGCCGCATCATCGGCCCGATCGCGTTGCGCCAGTGTCTGCCCGCGTATTCGACGGAAGCCGTACTGCTCGTCAAGTCGACGGCGCTCGCGAGTCTCGTCACCGTGTGGGAAGTGACGGGCGTCGCGCAGCAGATCATCCAGCAGACGTACCGCACCACTGAAGTGTTCATCTGCGCCGCGCTGATCTATCTGTTCCTGAATTTCGTTGTCGTGCGCCTGCTCGGTCTGCTCGAACGGCGTCTGTCGCGCCATCTGCGTGCAGCGCCTGTGAACGCCGCGCCGCGCGCCATTCCGCCCGCTACCGAAGCACGTCGTGCCGCACCCTGA
- a CDS encoding methyltransferase family protein: protein MIARLVVQTVVWLAGMGAVLFGAAGTFAWPGAWCYLFEMGALGLWVGVWLARHDPALLAERLGSFIQRGQGAWDKFFMVCVAIAWCGWLVLMGLDARRFYWSSVGPSLQVLGALAILVSMVAMRSVFRANSYAAPVVKIMAERGHKVSDSGPYAYVRHPMYAWAILFLFGTPLLLGSFLGLACVPLLVVGLGYRAVLEERMLCAELAGYKEYAARVRYRFVPYVW from the coding sequence ATGATCGCGCGGCTGGTCGTCCAGACGGTGGTGTGGCTCGCGGGCATGGGCGCCGTGCTGTTCGGCGCGGCGGGCACATTCGCGTGGCCGGGCGCGTGGTGTTATCTGTTTGAAATGGGCGCGCTCGGGTTGTGGGTGGGCGTGTGGCTCGCGCGCCACGATCCCGCGTTGCTTGCGGAGCGGCTTGGTTCTTTTATTCAACGCGGGCAGGGCGCGTGGGACAAGTTTTTCATGGTGTGTGTTGCCATTGCCTGGTGTGGGTGGCTCGTGCTGATGGGACTCGATGCACGACGGTTTTATTGGTCTTCGGTGGGCCCATCACTGCAGGTTTTGGGCGCGCTTGCTATTCTCGTCAGCATGGTGGCTATGCGGTCGGTGTTTCGTGCCAATAGCTATGCGGCGCCTGTCGTGAAGATTATGGCTGAGCGTGGTCATAAGGTCAGCGATAGCGGGCCGTATGCGTATGTGCGGCATCCGATGTATGCGTGGGCTATTTTGTTTCTTTTCGGCACGCCGTTGTTGCTGGGCTCTTTTTTGGGGCTTGCTTGCGTGCCGCTGCTGGTTGTTGGGCTCGGTTATCGCGCAGTGCTCGAGGAGCGGATGTTGTGTGCGGAACTCGCGGGATATAAGGAATATGCGGCGCGGGTTCGGTATCGGTTTGTGCCGTATGTGTGGTGA
- a CDS encoding DUF4148 domain-containing protein, whose protein sequence is MKKIFVCLAVAAGALAAPALSFAQSNAPVTRAEVRADLVRVEQAGYQPARGEDVNYPADIQAAEAKIAAQDNHNLTNNAVGGVAQTGTSSSGKSSRSASNNNACVGPVSYCNIFFGS, encoded by the coding sequence ATGAAGAAGATTTTTGTTTGCCTCGCAGTCGCAGCCGGTGCACTCGCCGCTCCCGCCCTGAGCTTCGCGCAATCGAATGCCCCCGTCACCCGCGCCGAAGTCCGCGCCGATCTCGTTCGCGTCGAACAGGCTGGTTATCAGCCGGCCCGCGGCGAGGACGTCAACTATCCGGCCGACATCCAGGCTGCCGAAGCGAAGATCGCTGCGCAGGACAACCACAATCTGACGAACAACGCAGTTGGCGGTGTGGCGCAGACGGGCACGTCGTCGTCGGGCAAGTCCTCGCGTTCTGCTTCGAACAACAACGCGTGTGTCGGCCCCGTCAGCTACTGCAATATTTTCTTCGGCAGCTAA
- a CDS encoding DMT family transporter has product MSLSRSQQGALTLASGGLLMGTIGVFVEEARLGALTLVFFRCLFGFLSLAAYCAWQGYFARRYFTRRTVLLAALSGVLMVTQWVGFFDAIHRTSIAVATVVFHVQPFWVVLIGAALFNERLGIDRLGWIATAFVGLVLASGVVGAGSLQGHSSYLIGIGEALAGSVLYASVTLIAKSLGDLRPHLLTLAQCGVGVVCLPFIAPLGAEHIAPMQWFWLIGMGVLHTGLSYVLIYGALPKLSTPVIAVLLFVYPLTAIAVDAIVYGRALGLSQMGGMVLIVVASLGVNLGWPLVSVLRMRVG; this is encoded by the coding sequence ATATCGCTCAGCCGAAGCCAGCAAGGCGCGCTTACGCTCGCGAGCGGCGGCCTGCTGATGGGCACGATTGGCGTATTCGTCGAGGAAGCGCGGCTCGGCGCGCTGACGCTGGTGTTCTTTCGCTGCCTGTTCGGTTTCCTGTCGCTTGCTGCGTATTGCGCGTGGCAGGGCTACTTCGCGCGCCGCTATTTCACGCGACGCACGGTGCTGCTTGCGGCGCTATCCGGCGTGCTGATGGTGACGCAGTGGGTCGGTTTCTTCGATGCGATTCATCGCACGAGTATCGCGGTGGCGACCGTTGTGTTTCATGTGCAGCCGTTCTGGGTCGTGTTGATTGGTGCTGCGCTGTTTAATGAACGGCTTGGTATCGACCGGCTGGGGTGGATCGCGACGGCGTTCGTCGGGCTGGTGCTGGCGTCGGGGGTCGTGGGAGCGGGTTCATTGCAGGGGCATTCGAGCTATCTGATCGGGATTGGCGAGGCGCTCGCCGGGTCGGTGCTTTATGCGAGTGTCACGCTGATTGCCAAGAGTCTTGGCGATCTTCGTCCCCATCTTTTGACGCTTGCGCAATGTGGCGTGGGTGTCGTGTGCTTGCCGTTTATTGCGCCGCTTGGCGCGGAGCATATTGCGCCGATGCAGTGGTTCTGGTTGATCGGGATGGGTGTATTGCACACAGGGCTTTCTTATGTGCTGATCTATGGCGCGCTGCCGAAGCTCTCGACGCCTGTCATCGCGGTGCTGCTGTTCGTGTATCCGCTGACGGCGATTGCCGTCGATGCAATTGTTTATGGACGGGCGCTGGGTCTTTCTCAGATGGGCGGGATGGTGTTGATCGTTGTCGCCAGTCTTGGCGTTAATCTTGGGTGGCCGTTGGTGTCGGTTTTGCGCATGCGCGTGGGTTAG
- a CDS encoding IS3 family transposase (programmed frameshift): MSRRKLTEEFKADAIKLVVTQGYSYSKACEAMGVGDTALRRWVAQWRAQQAEPARSEREVMADQRRIRELEARVTELEREREILKKFHGLLRQGNGSLLEVIRSLKKAWPVSLICRLLEVPRSSYYAFAGRRVRPGASPAVLKAMHRIHNETRRSYGSRRMAQALQQQGHAIGRHRARSLMREAQLVVARRRTHRYRKAEGDALVAPNRLERQFSPGAVNRVWAGDITYIRTRQGWSYLAIVMDLHSRRIVGWAFATQADTELVIHALEQARRSRRPAAGLMFHSDQGCQYTSERFVNDLKANGIVQSMSRKGNCWDNAVVERFFRSLKSEWIGEQEYGSHEHAERDIADYITDFYNYRRIHSAANGLPPVPYEASIY; the protein is encoded by the exons ATGAGCAGACGGAAGCTGACAGAAGAATTCAAGGCTGATGCGATAAAGCTGGTTGTGACACAAGGCTATTCATATTCGAAGGCCTGTGAAGCGATGGGTGTGGGCGATACGGCGCTGCGACGCTGGGTGGCGCAATGGCGCGCCCAGCAGGCCGAGCCGGCGCGTAGTGAGCGGGAAGTCATGGCCGACCAGCGCCGTATTCGTGAACTCGAAGCGCGCGTGACGGAACTCGAAAGGGAGCGCGAGATACTAAAAAAGT TCCACGGCCTTCTTCGTCAAGGAAATGGATCGCTTCTCGAAGTGATCCGTTCGCTGAAGAAGGCCTGGCCCGTGAGTCTGATATGCCGGTTGCTCGAGGTGCCGCGAAGCAGCTACTACGCTTTTGCGGGCCGACGCGTCAGGCCAGGAGCATCACCTGCTGTGCTCAAGGCCATGCACCGGATTCACAATGAAACCCGGCGCAGTTACGGCAGCCGCAGGATGGCGCAGGCGTTGCAGCAGCAAGGTCACGCGATCGGACGGCACCGGGCACGCTCGCTGATGCGCGAGGCGCAACTGGTGGTTGCGCGTCGACGCACACATCGGTACCGCAAGGCCGAAGGTGATGCGCTGGTCGCGCCAAACCGGCTCGAGCGCCAGTTCTCACCAGGTGCCGTGAACCGGGTGTGGGCAGGCGATATCACGTACATCAGAACGCGGCAGGGCTGGTCTTATCTGGCTATCGTGATGGATCTGCATTCGCGTCGAATCGTCGGTTGGGCGTTTGCCACGCAGGCAGACACCGAACTGGTCATCCACGCGCTGGAACAGGCTCGACGCAGCCGGCGCCCGGCAGCGGGACTGATGTTCCATTCAGATCAGGGCTGCCAGTACACCAGCGAGCGCTTCGTGAACGATCTGAAAGCAAACGGGATCGTCCAGAGTATGAGCAGAAAGGGAAATTGCTGGGACAACGCGGTGGTCGAGCGCTTCTTCAGAAGCCTGAAGAGTGAATGGATCGGCGAGCAGGAGTACGGCAGTCACGAACACGCCGAACGTGACATCGCAGACTACATCACTGATTTTTATAACTACAGGCGCATACATTCAGCGGCAAACGGCTTGCCGCCAGTGCCGTACGAAGCTTCGATTTATTGA
- a CDS encoding alpha/beta hydrolase translates to MKSSLHVAAALALSTGLLASTGAMAQDAQPVHAPVKNIVLVHGAWVDGSGWKPVYDILTKDGYHVTLVQEPLTSLDDDVAATKRVLDLQNGPTILVGHSYGGSIITEAGVDPHVVGLVYVAAHAPNVGEDEAELGKGKPSYTSKQPGAIDKTDDGYTYLNPSVFPKDFAGDLPLKQAQFEAQSQMLTAAKVFSQPLTAAAWTTKPSWGIVAGSDKIINPDLERWYYQRAHSHTTVIPGASHSVYESRPQQVAAVIEDAAKHAQQ, encoded by the coding sequence GTGAAAAGTTCGTTGCACGTAGCCGCGGCCCTTGCGTTGTCGACCGGTCTTCTCGCCTCTACAGGCGCGATGGCGCAGGACGCCCAACCGGTGCACGCCCCCGTCAAGAATATCGTTCTCGTTCATGGCGCCTGGGTGGACGGCTCCGGATGGAAGCCCGTCTATGACATCCTCACCAAAGACGGCTATCACGTCACACTGGTGCAGGAACCGTTGACTTCGCTCGACGACGACGTCGCGGCAACCAAGCGCGTCCTCGATCTGCAGAACGGCCCGACGATTCTCGTCGGCCACAGCTACGGCGGCTCGATCATTACGGAAGCAGGCGTCGATCCGCATGTGGTCGGCCTCGTGTACGTCGCCGCGCATGCGCCGAACGTCGGCGAAGACGAAGCCGAGCTCGGCAAGGGCAAGCCCAGCTACACGTCGAAGCAGCCGGGCGCCATCGATAAGACAGACGACGGCTATACGTACCTGAATCCGTCCGTGTTCCCGAAGGACTTTGCTGGCGATCTGCCGCTGAAGCAGGCGCAATTCGAAGCGCAATCGCAGATGCTGACGGCCGCGAAAGTATTCTCGCAGCCGCTGACGGCCGCCGCCTGGACGACCAAGCCGAGCTGGGGCATCGTCGCGGGCAGCGACAAGATCATCAATCCCGATCTGGAGCGCTGGTACTACCAGCGTGCGCATAGCCACACGACGGTGATTCCGGGCGCGAGCCACTCGGTCTACGAATCGCGTCCGCAGCAGGTCGCAGCCGTGATCGAGGATGCCGCGAAGCACGCGCAGCAGTAA
- the poxB gene encoding ubiquinone-dependent pyruvate dehydrogenase — translation MAKTTIADYLAKTLAAAGVQRIWGVTGDSLNGLAFSLDQVGSIRWMHTRHEEAAAFAAGADAASTGQLAVCAGSCGPGNLHLINGLYDCHRNQQPVLAIAAHIPSTEIGLGYFQETHPTEIFKECSHFAELVINASQFPRVLERAMRTAIEQRGVAVIVLPGDVALSEGPSLSPVWNQTAPSAILPPDSELTKLAAMLNDCEAVTIMCGSGVAGAHDEVVKLADTLGAPIVHALRGKQFIEYDNPFDVGMTGLIGFSSGYHAMMSCDVLLLLGCDFPYRPFYPPDAKVVQIDWKGSQLGKRAPLAMGLVGTVKETVASLLPKLKRKDDRTFVDMATAHYEEARRDLDELATPSGPGAPIHPQYLTRMIDEAASDDAIFTADVGTPTLWAARYLTMNGKRQLHGSFNHGSMANAMPQALGAQGAHPGRQVVSLSGDGGLSMLLGDLLTARQLELPIKVIVFNNSLLGFVSMELKAGGYLDTNVDLSKTDFAQIAKGAGIFSLRVEDSEELEGALKEAFAHKGPALVDVVTDKHELAMPPTIELSQAKGFSLYMLRAILNGRGDEIVELVKTNLR, via the coding sequence ATGGCAAAGACCACAATCGCGGATTACCTTGCAAAAACCCTCGCCGCCGCAGGCGTACAACGCATCTGGGGCGTCACAGGCGACAGCCTGAACGGCCTGGCGTTCAGCCTCGACCAGGTGGGCTCGATCCGCTGGATGCACACCCGTCACGAAGAAGCCGCCGCGTTCGCAGCAGGCGCCGACGCCGCATCGACCGGGCAGCTCGCGGTCTGCGCGGGCAGTTGCGGCCCAGGCAACCTTCACCTGATCAACGGTCTCTACGACTGCCACCGCAACCAGCAACCCGTCCTCGCGATCGCCGCGCACATTCCATCGACGGAAATCGGCCTCGGCTACTTCCAGGAAACGCATCCGACCGAAATTTTCAAGGAGTGCAGCCACTTCGCCGAACTGGTCATCAACGCATCGCAGTTTCCGCGCGTGCTGGAACGCGCAATGCGCACCGCCATCGAGCAGCGTGGCGTCGCCGTGATCGTGCTGCCCGGCGATGTCGCGTTGAGCGAAGGCCCGTCGCTGTCGCCCGTGTGGAACCAGACCGCGCCGTCCGCCATCCTGCCGCCCGACAGCGAGCTCACGAAGCTCGCGGCAATGCTCAACGACTGCGAAGCGGTAACGATCATGTGCGGCAGCGGCGTCGCGGGCGCCCACGACGAAGTCGTCAAACTCGCCGACACGCTCGGCGCACCGATCGTCCACGCGCTGCGCGGCAAACAGTTCATCGAGTACGACAATCCGTTCGACGTCGGCATGACAGGGCTGATCGGCTTCAGTTCCGGCTATCACGCGATGATGTCGTGCGACGTCCTGCTGCTGCTCGGCTGCGACTTTCCCTACCGGCCGTTCTATCCGCCCGACGCGAAGGTCGTGCAGATCGACTGGAAGGGCTCGCAGCTCGGTAAGCGCGCGCCGCTCGCAATGGGCCTCGTCGGCACCGTGAAAGAAACCGTCGCCTCGCTGCTGCCGAAGCTCAAGCGCAAAGACGACCGCACGTTCGTCGATATGGCCACCGCGCACTATGAAGAAGCGCGCCGCGATCTCGACGAGCTCGCCACGCCGTCCGGCCCGGGCGCGCCGATTCATCCGCAGTATCTGACGCGCATGATCGACGAAGCCGCCAGCGACGACGCCATCTTTACAGCCGACGTCGGCACGCCCACGCTGTGGGCCGCCCGCTATCTGACGATGAACGGCAAGCGGCAGTTGCACGGCTCGTTCAATCATGGCTCGATGGCCAATGCGATGCCGCAGGCGCTCGGCGCGCAGGGCGCGCATCCGGGCCGCCAGGTGGTGTCGCTTTCCGGCGACGGCGGCCTGTCGATGTTGCTCGGCGATCTGCTCACGGCTCGTCAGCTCGAGCTTCCCATCAAGGTCATCGTGTTTAACAACAGCCTGTTGGGTTTCGTTTCGATGGAGCTGAAGGCGGGCGGCTATCTCGACACGAACGTCGACCTGAGCAAGACCGATTTTGCGCAGATCGCGAAAGGTGCGGGCATTTTTTCGCTGCGCGTCGAGGATTCCGAAGAACTGGAAGGCGCGCTGAAAGAGGCCTTCGCGCACAAAGGCCCGGCGCTCGTCGACGTCGTCACGGACAAACATGAACTCGCCATGCCACCGACCATCGAGCTGTCGCAGGCCAAGGGTTTCAGTCTGTACATGCTGCGAGCGATTCTCAACGGCCGCGGCGATGAAATCGTCGAACTGGTGAAAACCAACTTGCGCTGA
- a CDS encoding ABC transporter permease — protein MALIETLGFGQEGWGGVLLLAALMTVALTLAALAVGAVFGAIIAAAKLSRFRTARVLGDLYTTVFRGVPELLVIYLFYFGGSTLVTTVGQWFGAEGFVGVPPFVIGALAVGMISGAYQAEVYRSAVLAVSKGELEAARSIGMPTMTMARRILIPQVLRFALPGIGNVWQLSLKDSALISVTGLAELLRASQIAASSTHQYFLFFVVGGALYLVMTGISNRVFNRAEAHVGKSFRRNFARN, from the coding sequence ATGGCTCTGATCGAGACGCTCGGCTTCGGGCAGGAAGGCTGGGGCGGCGTGCTGCTGCTCGCGGCATTGATGACCGTCGCGTTGACGCTCGCGGCGCTCGCAGTCGGCGCCGTGTTCGGCGCGATCATCGCGGCCGCGAAGCTGTCGCGCTTTCGCACCGCGCGGGTGCTGGGCGATCTGTACACGACGGTGTTTCGAGGCGTGCCCGAACTGCTCGTCATCTATCTGTTCTACTTCGGCGGCTCGACGCTCGTGACCACGGTGGGCCAGTGGTTCGGCGCCGAAGGCTTCGTCGGCGTGCCGCCGTTCGTGATCGGCGCGCTGGCCGTCGGCATGATCTCGGGCGCGTATCAGGCGGAGGTGTATCGCTCGGCGGTGCTCGCGGTGTCGAAAGGCGAGCTTGAGGCCGCGCGTTCGATCGGCATGCCGACCATGACGATGGCGCGCCGCATTCTGATTCCGCAGGTGCTGCGTTTCGCGCTGCCGGGCATCGGCAACGTGTGGCAGCTGAGCCTGAAAGACTCCGCGCTGATTTCGGTGACGGGTCTTGCCGAACTGCTGCGCGCCAGCCAGATCGCCGCCAGTTCGACGCACCAGTATTTCCTGTTCTTCGTCGTGGGCGGCGCGCTGTATCTGGTGATGACGGGCATCTCGAACCGCGTCTTCAACCGTGCCGAAGCACACGTGGGCAAATCCTTCCGGCGCAACTTCGCGCGTAACTGA